A single Micromonospora luteifusca DNA region contains:
- a CDS encoding 30S ribosomal protein bS22 translates to MGSVVKKRRKRMAKKKHRKLLRKTRVQRRRLGK, encoded by the coding sequence ATGGGCTCGGTGGTCAAGAAGCGCCGTAAGCGCATGGCTAAGAAGAAGCACCGCAAGCTGCTGCGCAAGACCCGCGTCCAGCGTCGCCGTCTCGGCAAGTGA
- a CDS encoding helix-turn-helix domain-containing protein encodes MAGSQSDGRLSEVRFLTVAEVATVMRVSKMTVYRLVHSGELTAVRVGRSFRVPEHAVHEYLRGAFQETA; translated from the coding sequence ATGGCCGGGTCACAGTCCGACGGACGGTTGTCGGAGGTCAGGTTCCTGACCGTCGCGGAGGTCGCGACGGTCATGCGGGTGTCGAAGATGACGGTCTATCGCCTGGTGCACAGCGGTGAGCTGACCGCCGTCCGGGTCGGCCGGTCATTCCGGGTGCCTGAGCATGCGGTGCACGAATATCTCCGGGGTGCTTTTCAAGAGACCGCCTGA
- a CDS encoding ABC transporter permease — protein sequence MRLAEAWRVALDALRANRLRSALTMLGVIIGVASVVLLVAIGTGTKQKVEQQVEGLGSNLLLVVPGRIEVGNAPVVSPLTLKDADAVSRVVGDPDRVAVTIASGATARAGNHSDFTTVQGVLETTPAVFTRSLARGRYLTGTDVDTSRRVAVLGDAVARTLFPDRDPLGQQVALAGVRFRVIGVFAPLGQSLGVDRDDEVHVPVTAAQRLWGTQRVDGIAVKAPDRERIEELGERIVAELTRRHPDTEFSAVTQQQILGVLGDILGVLTGVLAAIAGISLLVGGVGVSNIMLVSVRERTREIGLRKAVGARPRDIGVQFLLEAVLLTTIGGITGMALGVGTALLVDALSPIPAAITWWSLALAFGVSAVVGIVFGVVPAQRAGRLDPVVALRAE from the coding sequence GTGAGGCTCGCCGAGGCGTGGCGGGTGGCGCTGGACGCCCTGCGGGCCAACCGGTTGCGCAGCGCGCTGACCATGCTCGGGGTGATCATCGGGGTGGCCTCGGTGGTCCTGCTGGTGGCCATCGGCACCGGCACCAAACAAAAGGTCGAGCAACAGGTCGAGGGCCTCGGCTCCAATCTGCTGCTGGTCGTCCCCGGGCGGATCGAGGTGGGCAACGCTCCGGTGGTCTCGCCGCTGACCCTCAAGGACGCCGACGCCGTCAGCCGGGTGGTCGGCGACCCGGATCGGGTGGCGGTCACCATCGCCTCCGGGGCGACCGCGCGGGCCGGCAACCACTCCGACTTCACCACGGTGCAGGGGGTGCTGGAGACCACCCCGGCGGTGTTCACGCGGTCGCTGGCCCGGGGCCGCTACCTCACCGGCACCGACGTGGACACCAGCCGGCGGGTGGCGGTGCTCGGTGACGCGGTGGCCCGCACCCTCTTCCCCGACCGGGACCCGCTGGGCCAGCAAGTGGCGCTGGCCGGGGTGCGGTTCCGGGTGATCGGCGTCTTCGCGCCACTCGGGCAGAGCCTCGGGGTCGACCGGGACGACGAGGTGCACGTGCCGGTCACCGCCGCGCAGCGGCTCTGGGGCACCCAGCGGGTGGACGGCATCGCGGTGAAGGCACCGGACCGCGAGCGGATCGAGGAGCTGGGCGAGCGGATCGTCGCCGAGCTGACCCGCCGCCACCCGGACACCGAGTTCAGCGCGGTCACCCAGCAGCAGATCCTCGGGGTGCTCGGCGACATCCTCGGAGTCCTCACCGGCGTGCTGGCCGCCATCGCCGGCATCTCGTTGCTCGTCGGCGGCGTCGGGGTCTCCAACATCATGCTGGTCAGCGTCCGGGAACGGACCAGGGAGATCGGGCTGCGCAAAGCCGTCGGTGCGCGCCCCCGCGACATCGGGGTGCAGTTCCTGCTGGAAGCGGTGCTGCTCACCACGATCGGTGGGATCACCGGGATGGCGCTCGGCGTGGGGACCGCCCTGCTGGTCGATGCGCTGTCGCCGATCCCGGCCGCGATCACCTGGTGGTCGTTGGCGCTCGCCTTCGGCGTATCGGCGGTGGTGGGCATCGTCTTCGGGGTCGTCCCCGCGCAACGCGCCGGCCGACTCGACCCGGTGGTCGCGCTGCGCGCCGAGTGA
- a CDS encoding ABC transporter ATP-binding protein, whose protein sequence is MTDAPPAIEAVDVSRTYQLDGVSVEALRGVSLVVQAGDYVALVGPSGSGKSTLMHLLGGLDRPTGGRLVIGGRDVNALAPPEMATLRNETIGFVFQAFHLLPRTSAVENVALPLVYRGVPARQRRARAAAMLGRVGLGHRLDHRPNQMSGGEQQRVAIARALVTEPTVLLADEPTGNLDSVTGAAVLELLEQLNVESGVALVMVTHDQEVAARAQRRITMRDGVVVADSDNPHDRPPSVDHGRPATLVPAPSAEPRSASGSGPGHPSGGSGGAAGATGRLPREVDPGRPEVERPGGAA, encoded by the coding sequence GTGACCGACGCGCCGCCGGCGATCGAGGCGGTGGACGTGTCCCGGACGTACCAACTGGACGGGGTGTCCGTCGAGGCGTTGCGCGGGGTGTCGTTGGTCGTGCAAGCGGGGGACTACGTGGCCCTGGTCGGTCCGTCCGGCTCGGGCAAGTCCACCCTCATGCACCTGCTCGGCGGACTGGACCGGCCCACCGGTGGCCGGCTGGTGATCGGCGGGCGGGACGTCAACGCCCTCGCTCCGCCGGAGATGGCCACCCTGCGCAACGAGACGATCGGCTTCGTCTTCCAGGCGTTCCACCTGCTGCCGCGCACCTCGGCGGTGGAGAACGTGGCGCTGCCGCTGGTCTACCGGGGTGTGCCGGCCCGGCAGCGTCGAGCGCGGGCGGCGGCGATGCTCGGCCGGGTCGGCCTCGGGCACCGCCTGGACCACCGGCCCAACCAGATGTCCGGCGGTGAGCAGCAACGGGTGGCGATCGCCCGCGCGCTGGTCACCGAACCGACGGTGCTGCTGGCCGACGAACCCACCGGCAACCTGGACAGCGTCACCGGCGCGGCGGTGCTGGAGCTGTTGGAGCAGTTGAACGTGGAGTCCGGGGTGGCGCTGGTGATGGTCACCCATGACCAGGAGGTGGCGGCCCGGGCCCAGCGCCGGATCACGATGCGCGACGGAGTGGTCGTGGCGGACAGCGACAACCCGCATGATCGACCGCCGTCCGTCGATCACGGTCGACCTGCGACACTGGTCCCCGCTCCCAGCGCGGAGCCCCGGTCCGCGTCCGGAAGCGGTCCGGGGCACCCGTCCGGTGGCTCCGGTGGCGCCGCCGGAGCCACCGGGCGCCTTCCGCGGGAGGTCGACCCGGGCCGGCCCGAGGTCGAGCGGCCGGGAGGCGCGGCGTGA
- a CDS encoding efflux RND transporter periplasmic adaptor subunit, translated as MRRPQLPRPPSVTRPRLLTALTAVAVLTVTTAASCGDDDPDLALASAARSQVSEVIDAPATVTARAASTLSAPADGTLVSLRVQPGQQVKRGQVLAVVDSPSAQQRLRQAKQALEAAKRAGRGVSTGDLTGSRRGTDKAADEAFDAARKAAEKIADPQLRDALLTQVTSAQRQYAAAARSADQAVRAVQRGISGLSSAVGALSAAQRLQAQQAYDLAKATVDALTLRAPIAGVVQPGGTRASGGSTGGLAGLLEQAGGAQAAGIDPSVLAPSQGGSPAGVDDAVAVGGQVSAGTPVLTVVDTGQLGLLAEVDETDVLLVKAGVTATVELDAVTGASYDATVRSVDVLPTNSAQGGVTYRVRLALGAGKLAEDEPAPDPRPGMNAIVHLRVREAADAVTVPASAVFSADGRDAVWVVHDGKAGRAAVTVGVQGSDLVQILNGVQPGDRIVVRGTDQVRDGQEVR; from the coding sequence GTGCGCCGCCCCCAGTTGCCGCGGCCGCCCAGCGTCACGCGGCCCCGCCTGCTCACCGCCCTGACCGCCGTCGCCGTCCTCACCGTCACCACCGCCGCCTCGTGCGGCGACGACGACCCCGATCTCGCGCTGGCGTCAGCGGCTCGCAGCCAGGTCAGTGAGGTGATCGACGCGCCCGCGACCGTGACGGCCCGGGCCGCCTCCACGCTCAGCGCCCCCGCCGACGGCACCCTGGTGAGCCTGCGTGTCCAGCCGGGACAGCAGGTGAAGCGCGGTCAGGTCCTCGCCGTGGTCGACTCGCCCTCGGCGCAGCAGCGGCTTCGGCAGGCGAAGCAGGCGTTGGAGGCGGCGAAGCGCGCCGGGCGGGGCGTCTCCACGGGTGACCTGACCGGCAGCCGGCGCGGCACCGACAAGGCGGCCGACGAGGCGTTCGACGCCGCCCGGAAGGCCGCCGAGAAGATCGCCGACCCGCAACTGCGGGACGCGCTGCTGACCCAGGTGACGTCCGCGCAACGGCAGTACGCTGCCGCCGCGCGAAGCGCCGACCAGGCCGTTCGCGCGGTGCAGCGGGGGATCAGCGGGCTGAGCTCGGCCGTCGGCGCGCTCTCCGCGGCGCAACGGTTGCAGGCCCAGCAGGCGTACGACCTGGCGAAGGCGACCGTCGACGCGCTGACCCTGCGTGCCCCGATCGCCGGGGTGGTGCAGCCGGGTGGCACGCGGGCCAGCGGTGGCTCGACCGGTGGCCTCGCGGGGCTGCTGGAGCAGGCCGGCGGCGCCCAGGCGGCCGGCATCGACCCGTCCGTGCTGGCCCCCAGCCAGGGTGGGTCGCCCGCCGGGGTGGACGACGCGGTCGCGGTCGGCGGCCAGGTCAGCGCCGGCACACCGGTGCTGACCGTGGTGGACACCGGGCAGTTGGGGCTGCTCGCCGAGGTGGACGAAACCGACGTGCTGCTGGTCAAGGCCGGCGTGACCGCCACCGTCGAATTGGACGCCGTCACCGGTGCCAGCTACGACGCGACGGTCCGCTCGGTGGACGTGCTGCCCACCAACTCCGCGCAGGGCGGCGTCACCTACCGGGTGCGCCTCGCACTGGGCGCCGGGAAGCTGGCCGAGGACGAGCCGGCCCCCGACCCCCGGCCGGGCATGAACGCGATCGTGCACCTGCGGGTACGCGAGGCCGCCGACGCGGTGACCGTCCCCGCTTCGGCGGTGTTCTCCGCCGACGGCCGGGACGCGGTCTGGGTGGTCCACGACGGCAAGGCTGGCCGGGCGGCGGTCACCGTGGGCGTGCAGGGGTCGGATCTGGTGCAGATCCTCAACGGCGTGCAGCCCGGCGACCGGATCGTGGTGCGCGGCACCGACCAGGTGCGCGACGGCCAGGAGGTGCGGTGA
- a CDS encoding YrdB family protein, with amino-acid sequence MIRAFGLFLVFLLELAVLAVGARWGWSLDVPTAVRLLAAVGVPLLLAGLWGVLGSPRARVPLRPPAKHAFQAGWFVLGGGMLALLGQPWLGFALVVVWAVVTILLRRAGRQA; translated from the coding sequence GTGATCCGGGCGTTCGGGCTGTTCCTGGTCTTCCTGCTGGAGTTGGCCGTCCTGGCCGTCGGTGCTCGGTGGGGCTGGTCCCTGGACGTACCCACGGCCGTCCGACTGCTCGCCGCTGTCGGTGTGCCGCTGCTGCTCGCCGGGCTCTGGGGTGTCCTCGGCTCACCTCGTGCCCGGGTCCCGCTGCGCCCACCGGCCAAGCACGCCTTCCAGGCCGGCTGGTTCGTGCTGGGCGGCGGGATGCTCGCCCTGCTCGGGCAGCCGTGGCTCGGCTTCGCCCTGGTCGTCGTCTGGGCGGTCGTCACCATCCTGCTCCGCCGCGCTGGCCGCCAGGCCTGA
- a CDS encoding TetR/AcrR family transcriptional regulator produces the protein MPRVGLNQQTVVREAARLADEVGYQQLTLAALASRLGVALPSLYKHVRGADALDQKLSALATGELATEMTTAAVGRAGGDALRAIADAYRGYAHRHPGRYPVTQRVPDPADPEHVEAGERAVGAIFAVLRGYGLTDDDAVDATRALRSALHGFVSLEAAGGFGLPRDVDRSYHQLIAGLDVTFRSWPRVRGIVDQADQP, from the coding sequence GTGCCTAGGGTCGGCCTCAACCAGCAGACCGTGGTGCGGGAGGCGGCCCGGCTGGCCGACGAGGTCGGCTACCAGCAGCTCACCCTCGCCGCGCTCGCCAGCCGACTCGGCGTCGCGCTGCCCAGCCTCTACAAGCACGTGCGGGGAGCGGACGCGCTGGACCAGAAGCTCTCCGCGCTGGCCACCGGCGAGCTGGCCACGGAGATGACCACCGCCGCCGTCGGCCGGGCCGGCGGCGACGCCCTCCGGGCGATTGCCGACGCCTACCGTGGCTACGCCCACCGGCATCCCGGTCGCTACCCGGTCACCCAGCGGGTGCCCGATCCGGCCGACCCGGAGCACGTCGAGGCGGGTGAGCGCGCGGTCGGCGCCATCTTCGCCGTGCTGCGCGGGTACGGGCTCACCGACGACGACGCGGTGGACGCGACCCGGGCGCTGCGCAGCGCTCTGCACGGGTTCGTCTCCCTGGAGGCTGCCGGCGGCTTCGGCCTGCCCCGCGACGTCGACCGCTCGTACCACCAACTCATCGCTGGCTTGGACGTCACGTTCCGCTCCTGGCCCCGCGTTCGCGGCATCGTCGATCAGGCGGACCAGCCGTGA
- a CDS encoding alpha/beta fold hydrolase: protein MTTSQVRRDGGHIAYEVQGEGPLVVLAHGMGENKASFRHLVPLLVAAGHRVASVDVRGHGESSVGWPTYAPAEVGADLLAVVRDLDAGPAVLVGSSSSAAAVVFAATDAPESVTGIVQIGAFVGQAKLNPLLRVAMAAVLRSPRLFGMFHSTLFPVHRPADDVAYRKSMVATLREPGRMAAMRGVSEPVEPHWTARAPQVRQPVLVLMGAKDPDFPDPGAEARAARRLFRIAEARMIEEAGHYPHADRPQRTADELLGFLAVCAGA, encoded by the coding sequence ATGACAACTAGCCAGGTGCGGCGGGACGGCGGACACATCGCGTACGAGGTGCAGGGCGAGGGGCCGTTGGTCGTCCTCGCGCACGGCATGGGCGAGAACAAGGCGAGCTTCCGGCACCTCGTGCCGCTGCTGGTCGCGGCCGGCCACCGGGTCGCCTCGGTGGACGTTCGGGGGCACGGCGAGTCCAGCGTCGGATGGCCGACGTACGCCCCAGCGGAGGTCGGCGCCGACCTGCTGGCCGTGGTCCGGGACCTCGACGCCGGGCCGGCCGTGCTGGTCGGCAGCTCGTCCAGCGCGGCGGCGGTGGTCTTCGCCGCGACCGACGCGCCCGAGTCGGTCACTGGCATCGTGCAGATCGGCGCGTTCGTCGGTCAGGCGAAGCTCAACCCGCTGCTGCGGGTGGCGATGGCGGCCGTGCTGCGCAGCCCTCGACTGTTCGGGATGTTCCACAGCACGCTCTTCCCGGTGCACCGGCCCGCCGACGACGTCGCGTACCGCAAGTCGATGGTGGCCACCCTGCGCGAGCCCGGCCGGATGGCCGCGATGCGCGGCGTGAGCGAGCCGGTCGAGCCCCACTGGACCGCCCGCGCGCCGCAGGTCCGGCAACCGGTGCTGGTGCTGATGGGTGCCAAGGACCCGGATTTCCCCGACCCGGGCGCCGAGGCGCGGGCAGCCCGCCGGCTCTTCCGCATCGCCGAAGCCCGGATGATCGAGGAGGCCGGCCACTACCCGCACGCCGACCGGCCACAGCGCACCGCCGACGAGCTGCTCGGCTTTCTGGCGGTGTGCGCCGGTGCCTAG
- a CDS encoding proline dehydrogenase family protein, which translates to MLRSVILAASRSSQVERLVATAPYTRDVVRRFVAGAATDDALRATRGLVDDGLAVTLDHLGEDTVTPEQATATRDEYLKLLKMLGGAGLTPAAEVSVKLSALGQMFDEQLAYDNARAICVAADAAGTTVTLDMEDHTTTDSTLEVLGRLRKDFPSTGAVLQAYLRRTESDCRELSSAGSRVRLCKGAYKEPESVAYQSAREVDRSYVRCMNILMSGDGYPMLATHDPRMIAIGEDRARWFDRGPERFEFQMLYGIRPEEQARLAGEGYTVRTYVPYGDEWYGYLMRRLAERPANLVFFGRALISKK; encoded by the coding sequence ATGCTCCGTTCCGTCATCCTCGCCGCCTCCCGGTCATCCCAGGTCGAGCGGCTTGTCGCGACCGCCCCGTACACCCGGGACGTCGTTCGCCGGTTCGTCGCCGGCGCTGCCACCGACGACGCGTTGCGCGCGACCCGCGGGCTCGTCGACGACGGTCTCGCGGTCACCCTCGACCACCTGGGTGAGGACACCGTCACCCCCGAGCAGGCCACCGCCACGCGCGACGAATACCTGAAGTTGTTGAAGATGCTCGGCGGCGCGGGGCTCACCCCGGCCGCCGAGGTGAGCGTGAAGCTCTCCGCTCTCGGCCAGATGTTCGACGAGCAGTTGGCGTACGACAACGCCCGGGCGATCTGCGTGGCGGCCGATGCGGCGGGCACCACGGTCACCCTGGACATGGAGGACCACACCACCACCGACTCGACGCTGGAGGTGCTGGGCCGGCTGCGCAAGGACTTCCCGTCGACAGGTGCGGTGCTCCAGGCGTACCTGCGCCGGACCGAGTCGGACTGCCGGGAGCTCTCCTCGGCGGGGTCGCGGGTGCGGCTGTGCAAGGGTGCCTACAAGGAGCCGGAGTCGGTGGCGTACCAGTCCGCCCGCGAGGTGGACAGGTCCTACGTGCGCTGCATGAACATCCTGATGTCCGGCGACGGCTACCCGATGCTGGCGACCCACGACCCTCGGATGATCGCCATCGGCGAGGATCGGGCCCGCTGGTTCGACCGGGGGCCGGAGCGGTTCGAGTTCCAGATGCTCTACGGCATCCGCCCCGAGGAGCAGGCTCGCCTGGCCGGCGAGGGTTACACCGTCCGCACCTACGTCCCGTACGGCGACGAGTGGTACGGCTACCTGATGCGCCGTCTCGCCGAGCGCCCGGCCAACCTGGTCTTCTTCGGCCGTGCCCTGATCTCCAAGAAGTAA
- a CDS encoding CGNR zinc finger domain-containing protein — MNFDAYARTGVDLVNARLDDLDDLRALFPDDNAWMRDEVADRDVAIFRRAQKRLRDVFEYGTSGRDARAVTELNALLEAFPVQPRISGHDSSDWHMHVTSRGASVSAEYLAGAVWGLSVWLCEYGSARFGVCADERCGNVYLDTSSNCCRRFCSERCATRSHVAAHRARKRAAVGEQVTVAAQPTVSADSLSPVS; from the coding sequence GTGAACTTCGACGCGTACGCCCGGACCGGCGTTGACTTGGTCAACGCCCGTCTGGACGACCTCGACGACCTGCGGGCCCTGTTTCCCGACGACAACGCCTGGATGCGCGACGAAGTCGCCGACCGGGACGTCGCGATCTTCCGACGGGCGCAGAAGCGGTTGCGCGATGTCTTCGAATACGGCACCTCGGGTCGTGACGCCCGAGCGGTCACCGAGCTGAACGCGCTGCTCGAAGCGTTCCCGGTGCAGCCGCGAATCTCCGGGCACGACTCCAGCGACTGGCACATGCACGTGACCAGCCGGGGTGCCTCGGTCAGTGCGGAATACCTGGCCGGCGCGGTCTGGGGGCTGTCGGTCTGGCTCTGTGAGTACGGCAGCGCACGGTTCGGGGTCTGCGCCGACGAGCGGTGCGGCAACGTCTACCTGGACACGTCGTCCAACTGCTGCCGGCGGTTCTGCTCGGAGCGCTGCGCCACCCGCTCGCACGTGGCCGCGCACCGGGCCCGCAAGCGGGCGGCGGTCGGCGAGCAGGTGACGGTCGCCGCGCAGCCCACCGTGAGCGCCGACTCACTCTCGCCGGTCAGCTGA
- a CDS encoding sugar phosphate isomerase/epimerase family protein codes for MTSRVPVLLSSSSVFPEPTAAAFQLAAALGYDGVEVMVWTDVVSQDAGALRGLSKHYGTPVLSVHAPCLLVTQRVWSPDPWERLRKAAELAETLEAPTVVVHPPFTWQRDYARNFAEGLATVAARFTGLRFAVENMYPVRMAGRQFVPYVPGWDPTDTGYPSYTLDLSHCAASHSDPLAMADRMGAGLAHVHLGDGTGEGRDEHLVPGRGTQPCGELLSSLAGRGFTGAVAVEVATRGAKSRAVREADLRAALEFARQHLTAPSPADV; via the coding sequence GTGACTTCCCGCGTTCCCGTGCTCCTGTCCAGCTCGTCGGTCTTTCCCGAGCCGACCGCGGCGGCGTTCCAACTGGCCGCGGCACTCGGTTACGACGGCGTCGAGGTGATGGTCTGGACCGACGTGGTCAGCCAGGACGCGGGCGCGCTGCGCGGCCTCTCCAAGCACTACGGCACGCCGGTGCTTTCCGTGCACGCGCCCTGCCTGCTGGTCACCCAGCGGGTGTGGAGCCCGGACCCGTGGGAGCGGCTGCGCAAGGCCGCCGAGCTGGCCGAGACGCTGGAGGCGCCGACTGTCGTGGTGCACCCACCGTTCACCTGGCAACGGGACTACGCACGTAACTTCGCCGAGGGGTTGGCCACGGTCGCGGCCCGGTTCACCGGGCTGCGGTTCGCGGTGGAGAACATGTACCCGGTGCGGATGGCAGGTCGGCAGTTCGTTCCGTACGTGCCGGGTTGGGATCCCACCGACACCGGCTACCCGTCGTACACGCTGGATCTGTCGCACTGCGCGGCCTCGCACAGCGACCCCCTCGCGATGGCCGACCGGATGGGTGCCGGTTTGGCCCACGTGCACCTCGGCGACGGCACCGGTGAGGGCCGCGACGAGCACCTGGTGCCCGGCCGTGGCACGCAACCCTGTGGTGAGCTGCTCTCCTCGCTGGCCGGACGTGGCTTCACCGGGGCGGTGGCGGTGGAGGTCGCCACCCGGGGCGCGAAGAGCCGCGCGGTGCGCGAGGCGGACCTGCGCGCCGCACTGGAGTTCGCCCGTCAGCACCTGACCGCGCCGTCCCCGGCCGACGTCTGA
- a CDS encoding Ppx/GppA phosphatase family protein — protein MRLGVLDVGSNTVHLLVVDAHHGAHPWPAHSEKVVLRLAEQIGPDGALTDAGADGLVKAVGMAKAAATGLEADDLIAFATSAVRDATNAAEVLARVRDETGVRLAVLSGADEARLTFLAVRRWFGWSAGRLLVLDIGGGSLEIAAGIDEDPDAAVSLPLGAGRLTRERLRVDPGSATPPSAEAVDKLREYVEGRLDKVVDQMTEVGWGRAVATSKTFRTLARLAGAAPSGAGLWARRSLTRAGLRQVIGFIRHIPPAQLMELEGVSSGRAHQLLAGAVVAEAVMRRLDLDSLDICPWALREGVILRRLDQLEPI, from the coding sequence ATGCGACTGGGTGTCCTCGACGTCGGTTCCAACACGGTGCACCTCCTTGTGGTGGACGCGCACCACGGCGCGCACCCATGGCCGGCGCACTCCGAGAAGGTGGTGCTCCGGCTGGCCGAGCAGATCGGCCCCGACGGCGCGCTGACCGACGCGGGAGCGGACGGCCTCGTCAAGGCCGTGGGCATGGCCAAGGCGGCCGCCACCGGGCTGGAGGCCGACGACCTGATCGCGTTCGCCACGTCCGCGGTGCGCGACGCCACCAACGCGGCCGAGGTGCTGGCGCGGGTCCGTGACGAGACCGGCGTACGCCTCGCGGTGCTCTCCGGGGCCGACGAGGCGCGGCTGACGTTCCTGGCGGTACGGCGTTGGTTCGGCTGGTCGGCGGGGCGGCTGCTGGTGCTCGACATCGGCGGTGGCTCCCTGGAGATCGCCGCCGGCATCGACGAGGACCCGGACGCGGCGGTCTCGCTGCCGCTCGGCGCAGGGCGGCTGACCCGGGAGCGGCTGCGCGTCGACCCGGGCAGCGCGACGCCGCCGTCCGCCGAGGCTGTCGACAAGCTGCGGGAGTACGTGGAAGGTCGGCTGGACAAGGTGGTCGACCAGATGACCGAGGTGGGTTGGGGTCGCGCGGTGGCCACTTCGAAGACGTTCCGTACCCTGGCCCGGCTGGCGGGGGCGGCACCGTCCGGTGCCGGGCTCTGGGCGCGGCGCAGCCTGACCCGCGCCGGTCTACGGCAGGTCATCGGCTTCATCCGACACATCCCACCGGCCCAGTTGATGGAGTTGGAGGGGGTCAGCTCGGGCCGTGCCCACCAGTTGCTGGCCGGCGCTGTGGTCGCCGAGGCGGTGATGCGCCGCCTGGATCTGGACTCGCTGGACATCTGCCCGTGGGCGCTGCGGGAAGGCGTCATTCTCCGCCGACTCGATCAACTCGAACCGATCTGA